A region of Huiozyma naganishii CBS 8797 chromosome 12, complete genome DNA encodes the following proteins:
- the SRB6 gene encoding Srb6p (similar to Saccharomyces cerevisiae SRB6 (YBR253W); ancestral locus Anc_7.174): protein MNNEAFLEKLDATVEVLSVRLAELVRSAGTERGSSSADDAGGINDAEDSAEGGAPMLSNATQGSMMVHSQSAQLVKGVQDLLVLTRGLRERWLLNQLPERVQGDSDKIDTQLLESLLDKCIQSIAGAGAGATPAPGAAPGAIADASGQ, encoded by the coding sequence ATGAACAACGAGGCGTTTCTGGAGAAGCTCGATGCGACCGTGGAGGTGTTGTCCGTGCGTCTGGCGGAACTGGTGCGCAGCGCGGGCACTGAACGaggttcctcctctgctgATGATGCTGGTGGGATCAACGATGCGGAGGATTCTGCCGAAGGTGGGGCCCCAATGCTGTCCAATGCGACGCAGGGAAGCATGATGGTGCACAGCCAGAGTGCACAGCTCGTGAAGGGCGTGCAGGACCTGCTGGTGCTCACCCGAGGACTCAGAGAGCGATGGTTGCTGAATCAGTTGCCCGAGCGAGTCCAGGGCGACAGCGACAAGATAGACACGCAGTTGTTGGAGTCGTTACTAGACAAGTGTATACAATCTATagctggtgctggtgctggtgccaCTCCCGCTCCTGGTGCCGCTCCTGGTGCTATCGCAGATGCCTCCGGGCAATAG
- the TRS20 gene encoding TRAPP subunit TRS20 (similar to Saccharomyces cerevisiae TRS20 (YBR254C); ancestral locus Anc_7.176), whose translation MPEYFAIVGPGDRPLYESELGRGAWTPEQRELNPFVLHSSLDVIEDLQWQLLPENSDTVSNTGGGEFGGAAQSGAAQGGGGGFLRSHRAKTETDNCYLGRVDHFYGLAVSAYTTYSGLKLLMVHGSGIVDDANCRSFYQEVHELYVKTLMNPFYSAGGSANGSGSGTIGPAPITSRAFDSRVKAIARRHLR comes from the coding sequence ATGCCTGAGTACTTCGCGATAGTCGGTCCTGGGGACAGGCCGCTGTACGAGAGCGAGCTTGGTCGGGGTGCGTGGACGCCAGAACAGCGGGAGTTGAACCCATTCGTGTTGCACTCGTCGCTGGACGTCATCGAGGACTTGCAATGGCAGTTGCTCCCGGAGAACAGCGACACGGTCTCCAACACCGGTGGTGGAGAGTTTGGTGGTGCAGCACAGAGTGGTGCAGCACAAGGTGGCGGCGGCGGGTTTTTGAGGTCACACAGGGCGAAGACAGAGACGGATAACTGTTACTTGGGCCGTGTGGATCACTTCTACGGGCTCGCGGTGAGTGCGTATACTACATACTCTgggttgaagttgttgatggtCCATGGTTCTGGGATCGTGGACGACGCAAACTGCCGTAGTTTCTACCAGGAGGTGCATGAACTGTACGTGAAGACTTTGATGAACCCGTTCTATTCTGCCGGTGGCAGTGCCAATGGCAGTGGCAGTGGTACTATTGGGCCTGCACCGATCACTTCCAGGGCGTTCGACTCGCGTGTCAAAGCTATTGCCCGGAGGCATCTGCGATAG